One Methanobacterium sp. DNA window includes the following coding sequences:
- a CDS encoding glycosyltransferase family 2 protein, whose product MNPNVTIILLNWNGWTDTIECLESLFQIDYPNYNVIILDNNSHDNSIKKIKEYLGGNITVKSSFFEYIKGNKPLKYSEFTKEEAEKRNMNLNDLNLSKVVIIKNDKNYGFAEGNNIGIRFALDKLNSDYVMLLNNDTVVNANFLDILIKSIENDNEIGIIGPQINYYNEKDKIQTLGWNINWNKGNGRPTEYSPGNLIEVDFIGGCSLLFKRTLIEEVGYWDKEYFAYWEDIDFCYRTKEAGYKIVCNPHSKIWHKGSVSTEKITGFNVFYNTRNRFLFMKKYATKKKYNIFKLYFFLYEFWRTAALFVITNKLSELSCYYNGIKAGLRK is encoded by the coding sequence ATGAATCCAAATGTAACAATTATTTTATTAAACTGGAATGGATGGACTGATACTATTGAGTGTTTAGAATCACTATTCCAGATTGATTATCCTAATTATAACGTAATTATTTTAGATAATAACTCCCATGATAATTCCATAAAAAAAATTAAAGAATATCTGGGAGGAAATATTACTGTTAAATCATCTTTTTTTGAATATATAAAAGGTAATAAACCACTAAAATATTCCGAATTCACCAAAGAAGAGGCTGAAAAAAGGAACATGAATTTAAATGATTTAAACCTCTCAAAAGTCGTAATAATAAAAAATGACAAGAATTATGGTTTTGCTGAAGGAAACAATATTGGGATTAGATTTGCCTTAGACAAATTAAATTCGGATTATGTTATGCTTTTAAATAATGATACGGTGGTCAATGCCAATTTCTTAGACATATTGATAAAATCAATTGAAAATGATAATGAAATCGGAATAATTGGTCCGCAAATCAATTATTACAATGAAAAAGATAAAATTCAGACTTTAGGTTGGAATATCAATTGGAATAAAGGAAATGGGCGCCCCACTGAATATTCACCTGGAAACTTAATTGAAGTTGATTTTATTGGGGGATGTTCCCTATTATTTAAAAGAACGTTGATTGAAGAGGTAGGTTATTGGGATAAAGAATATTTTGCTTATTGGGAAGATATTGATTTCTGTTATAGAACTAAAGAAGCAGGTTATAAGATAGTATGTAATCCTCATTCAAAAATATGGCACAAAGGATCAGTTTCCACAGAGAAAATTACTGGTTTCAATGTATTTTATAACACTCGAAACAGATTCTTGTTTATGAAAAAATACGCTACAAAGAAAAAATACAATATATTCAAATTATATTTCTTCTTATATGAATTCTGGCGTACCGCCGCATTATTTGTTATTACCAACAAATTAAGCGAATTATCATGTTATTATAATGGAATTAAAGCTGGATTAAGAAAATAA
- a CDS encoding glycosyltransferase, producing MIEENLEILIITYNRAKDLENTFKQLMESPFSNCKITVLDNCSTDKTPEICTKYQQIFENMHVVRHKKNIGANPNYLRAVEKSEAIYTWVLCDDDIFDFSECDDVLGEIESNTPDIIIVTSHYQYGWEKGLKTTSNELIRKGSRYYHTLSFMPAIIFKTELFDSNCIHKGYFNVSNLYPHFEFINKSVEEDFKVYVSKKGIVEPGGFNQRIHFSVIHWLVVWMNSCLTIKNKYIRKRTIYDSPLDGGSFLLFVIIWIIMEKKSKNKDNKDFIRFISAFIIAFGLNWYIFALVLIIPFMIIPSIFYKFFLKSFAYFKYHVLKKERPHKTDLQIDEFRY from the coding sequence ATGATCGAAGAAAACCTTGAAATTCTAATAATTACTTATAACCGAGCTAAAGATCTGGAGAACACATTTAAACAATTGATGGAGAGTCCTTTTTCTAATTGTAAGATTACTGTGCTAGATAACTGTTCTACTGACAAAACACCTGAAATATGCACTAAATATCAGCAAATATTTGAAAATATGCACGTTGTAAGACATAAAAAGAATATTGGGGCAAATCCTAATTATTTAAGAGCCGTCGAAAAATCTGAAGCTATTTATACCTGGGTTCTTTGTGATGATGATATATTTGATTTTAGTGAATGTGATGATGTTTTAGGAGAAATTGAATCTAATACACCTGATATTATTATAGTTACTTCACATTATCAATATGGATGGGAAAAAGGCCTTAAAACTACTAGCAATGAACTAATTAGAAAAGGTTCAAGATATTATCATACATTAAGTTTTATGCCTGCCATTATTTTTAAAACAGAGTTATTCGATTCTAATTGTATTCATAAAGGATATTTTAATGTATCTAATCTATATCCTCACTTTGAATTTATTAATAAGTCAGTAGAAGAAGATTTTAAAGTTTATGTATCAAAAAAGGGAATTGTTGAACCGGGTGGTTTTAATCAAAGAATCCATTTTTCAGTAATTCACTGGCTTGTAGTATGGATGAACAGCTGTTTAACTATAAAAAATAAATATATACGTAAAAGAACTATATATGACTCTCCTCTTGATGGAGGTTCATTCCTGCTATTTGTAATAATTTGGATTATTATGGAGAAAAAATCAAAAAATAAGGACAATAAAGATTTTATTAGATTCATTTCCGCGTTTATAATAGCATTTGGTCTGAATTGGTATATATTTGCACTGGTTCTGATAATACCATTCATGATAATCCCTTCAATTTTTTATAAATTTTTCCTTAAAAGTTTCGCATATTTTAAATATCATGTATTAAAAAAAGAACGTCCTCATAAAACAGATTTACAAATAGATGAATTTAGATATTAA
- a CDS encoding glycosyltransferase family 39 protein, with the protein MNLKVLNLKSMDNYGKILIFMILISLLIKLIMIDQGMNILLSKFLEDDAFYYYSLVLNIINGQGIVFNLGIPTNGFHPIYALILIPVFYFTHSFGDYVPVYISLVILSLFNVLTSIFLYLIVKNLFNKEAGLLTAFIWLFNPEIMFITLKGMEVPIQIFFISILTYYLIKLNLNELNIRNSVIIGFLLGIIFLSRMDGFFLTLGVILALSIRFIKNRSIDYSWQSNKIKSMVAILISAFITVLPWILYNILIVKQLLPVSLAAKNIIRSDQALHVGLYNNILTTFYPSLVLLTQYFFFFIQKNVFNLAILLLILIIFLLPPFYLVLKKDNPFIKVIKSLDFLIFSIIIFYLFYFFYGIMFREYYYLYTYFIFTIFLSIALIRLFQIFKIKKVKLRYALIILLLIFTFILGGINRYDYGNLNPITFEVINYIDTNISPDQNIGNFNSGLLNYGTGRDFINLDGMMNPEAYNARKAGMLEDYIMKKRIKYIIDMPSSIKGINNDKISLQYIKTFKGQKYGEDLVLYKLNY; encoded by the coding sequence ATGAATTTAAAAGTATTAAATTTAAAATCCATGGACAATTATGGAAAAATATTAATATTTATGATTTTAATAAGCTTATTAATCAAATTAATTATGATTGATCAAGGCATGAATATTTTATTAAGTAAATTCCTGGAGGATGATGCATTTTATTATTATTCATTGGTTTTAAACATTATTAATGGACAGGGCATCGTTTTTAATCTTGGAATTCCAACTAACGGATTTCATCCAATTTACGCTTTGATTTTAATTCCAGTTTTCTATTTTACACATTCTTTTGGTGATTATGTACCGGTTTATATTTCTTTGGTAATTTTATCATTATTTAATGTTTTAACTTCAATTTTTTTGTATTTAATAGTAAAAAATTTGTTTAATAAGGAAGCTGGATTATTAACTGCATTTATATGGTTATTTAACCCTGAAATCATGTTTATAACATTAAAGGGGATGGAAGTTCCCATTCAAATATTTTTCATATCTATACTTACTTACTATCTAATAAAATTAAATTTAAATGAATTAAATATACGCAATTCGGTTATAATAGGTTTTTTATTAGGAATCATCTTTTTAAGTAGAATGGATGGTTTTTTCTTAACATTAGGAGTTATTTTAGCTCTTTCCATACGATTTATAAAAAATAGGAGTATTGATTATTCCTGGCAATCGAATAAAATAAAGAGTATGGTTGCAATCCTTATTTCTGCATTTATAACTGTTTTACCATGGATATTATACAATATTCTCATAGTAAAACAGTTGTTGCCAGTAAGTCTTGCAGCAAAGAACATAATACGTTCAGACCAAGCTTTACATGTTGGTTTATATAATAATATTTTAACTACTTTTTATCCATCTCTTGTTCTATTGACACAGTATTTTTTCTTTTTCATTCAAAAAAATGTGTTTAATTTAGCGATTTTATTATTAATCCTTATAATTTTTTTATTACCCCCTTTTTATTTAGTATTAAAAAAAGATAATCCCTTTATTAAAGTAATTAAATCTTTAGATTTTTTAATTTTCTCAATAATAATTTTCTACCTTTTTTACTTTTTCTACGGAATTATGTTTAGAGAGTACTATTATCTATATACTTATTTCATTTTTACCATATTTCTCTCCATTGCATTAATAAGACTCTTCCAAATTTTTAAAATTAAAAAAGTTAAACTGAGGTATGCATTAATAATTTTATTATTAATATTTACTTTCATACTTGGAGGAATCAATAGATATGACTATGGAAATTTAAACCCGATTACTTTTGAAGTAATTAACTATATTGATACAAATATATCACCAGATCAAAATATAGGCAATTTCAATTCTGGCCTATTAAACTATGGTACTGGGCGTGACTTTATAAATTTAGATGGAATGATGAACCCAGAAGCTTATAATGCTCGAAAAGCAGGAATGTTAGAAGATTACATAATGAAAAAAAGAATTAAATACATCATTGATATGCCTTCGTCAATTAAAGGGATAAATAATGATAAAATAAGTCTTCAATATATAAAAACATTTAAAGGACAGAAATATGGAGAAGATCTCGTTTTGTATAAATTAAATTATTGA
- a CDS encoding glycosyltransferase family 2 protein gives MIEEKLEIILITYNRPKDLENTLKQLLKGPFVNCKFTVIDNCSTDETPEICLKYQQLFPKMRIIRNKLNIGANPNYLRAVETSNSLYTWILCDDDSFDFSDCLDVIDAIDSEKPDIIIVTSHFQQGWERGLFTSSRKLLKNGSRYYHTLSFWPAIIFKTDLYDSNCIHKGYFNVPNLYPHFEFINHSIEEDFKVYVSKKEIVKNIDEHHPGFPLLHSTVGWMNSCLLIKDKEIRKQTIYFKETYPEIIEYFCVIILIEKLNNRNIFNYIIQLKNAFILNFGLSKDLFILLLIYIFALAPAFCYELVLKAYMIKDKERTERFLKDIRGESSENKSIFRY, from the coding sequence ATGATTGAAGAAAAACTGGAAATCATTCTTATAACCTATAATCGACCTAAAGACCTTGAAAACACATTAAAACAATTACTTAAAGGTCCATTCGTTAATTGTAAGTTCACAGTTATAGATAATTGTTCTACCGATGAAACTCCTGAAATATGTTTAAAATACCAACAACTATTCCCCAAAATGAGAATAATAAGAAACAAATTAAACATAGGGGCCAACCCAAACTACTTACGAGCAGTGGAAACTTCCAATTCTCTTTATACATGGATACTGTGTGATGATGATAGTTTCGATTTTTCTGACTGCTTAGATGTGATAGATGCTATCGATTCAGAAAAACCTGATATTATTATAGTGACATCTCACTTTCAACAGGGATGGGAAAGAGGGCTTTTTACATCAAGTAGAAAATTATTAAAAAACGGTTCGAGGTATTATCATACATTAAGTTTTTGGCCAGCAATTATTTTCAAAACAGATTTATATGATTCTAATTGCATTCATAAGGGCTATTTTAATGTGCCTAACTTATATCCTCATTTTGAATTTATTAACCATTCCATAGAAGAAGACTTTAAAGTTTATGTTTCAAAAAAAGAAATAGTTAAAAATATAGATGAGCATCACCCGGGATTTCCCCTTTTACACTCTACTGTAGGTTGGATGAACAGTTGCCTCCTAATTAAAGATAAAGAAATCCGTAAACAGACCATCTACTTTAAGGAAACTTATCCTGAGATAATTGAATATTTTTGTGTAATTATATTGATAGAAAAATTGAATAATAGAAACATCTTTAATTACATTATACAGTTAAAAAACGCATTTATCCTAAACTTTGGATTAAGTAAAGACCTTTTTATTTTGTTATTAATCTATATATTTGCTTTGGCGCCTGCTTTTTGTTATGAACTGGTTCTAAAAGCTTATATGATCAAAGATAAAGAAAGAACTGAAAGATTCTTAAAAGATATCAGAGGAGAAAGCAGTGAAAATAAATCAATTTTCCGTTATTGA
- a CDS encoding glycosyltransferase family 4 protein: protein MKVVIVSDYSLNSPYGGLQTHVYHLAKAISKNSVETHIITFSDRNEDIKSNNLNIHFIKRSSRLPMLFTIPFDAKNVINKIKEIDPDVVHVQGTHYPYNYISRAIPEKYPVIITVHGIMATEYKFNKGLNFIGGFISYLLEKYAFRKAKNIIVCSEVMKKEIGKLSRAKVYVVPNGVDCKKIDNFSSSKVVIHPSIIYIGLLEKIKGVDTLIKAINIIKDDIPEIHFYIAGKGSQEENLRKLTKKLGLENNIDFLGYISGEEKYSNFKSVDICAVPSRYESFGITILEAMACGKPVIASNVGNIPSLVDENTGILFESENEKDIAQKIINLLKNQDLRDKMGLNAEKRAKEFDWDKISEKTVNIYKKII from the coding sequence ATGAAAGTAGTGATTGTAAGCGATTATTCTTTAAATTCACCATATGGCGGTCTTCAAACACATGTTTATCATTTAGCCAAAGCAATTTCTAAAAATTCTGTTGAAACCCATATTATAACTTTTTCAGATAGAAACGAAGACATTAAATCAAATAATTTGAATATTCACTTTATTAAAAGGTCATCAAGACTTCCAATGCTTTTTACAATTCCATTTGATGCTAAAAATGTTATAAACAAGATAAAAGAAATAGATCCTGATGTTGTCCATGTTCAAGGAACTCATTATCCTTATAACTACATTAGCAGAGCAATACCTGAAAAATATCCGGTTATAATAACTGTTCACGGTATAATGGCTACAGAATATAAATTCAATAAAGGTTTAAACTTCATTGGAGGATTTATTTCATATTTACTTGAAAAATATGCTTTTAGGAAAGCTAAAAACATTATTGTATGTTCTGAGGTAATGAAAAAAGAGATTGGCAAATTAAGCAGAGCAAAAGTGTATGTTGTGCCTAATGGGGTTGACTGTAAAAAAATTGATAATTTTAGTTCATCTAAAGTAGTTATACACCCTTCAATAATTTATATAGGGTTATTAGAAAAAATAAAAGGTGTTGACACATTAATTAAAGCAATTAATATTATTAAAGATGATATTCCTGAGATTCACTTTTATATTGCAGGTAAAGGATCCCAGGAAGAAAATCTAAGGAAACTCACTAAAAAATTGGGTTTAGAAAATAATATCGATTTTCTGGGCTACATTTCTGGAGAAGAAAAATATTCTAATTTTAAATCCGTGGACATATGTGCAGTTCCTTCAAGGTATGAATCATTTGGAATTACCATTTTAGAAGCTATGGCCTGTGGAAAACCAGTAATAGCTTCCAATGTAGGTAATATTCCATCATTAGTTGACGAAAACACAGGTATTCTATTTGAATCTGAAAATGAAAAAGATATTGCCCAAAAAATAATAAATCTGCTGAAAAATCAGGATTTACGAGATAAAATGGGTTTAAATGCTGAAAAAAGAGCAAAAGAATTTGATTGGGATAAAATATCTGAAAAAACAGTTAATATTTATAAAAAGATAATATAA